The Microbispora sp. ZYX-F-249 genome window below encodes:
- a CDS encoding glycerophosphodiester phosphodiesterase family protein, with translation MHGYVELHGHRGARGLRPENTLPGLAFALELGVDALEFDVAMSADGQLVLTHDLHVSPVTSADTGMAAPGDEMFPYVGKPIIALTLPQLRTLDVGVRLPERPDDRFALTQVPLPDTRMPTLGAVLGLIGALGADNVRLHVELKSDPTRPGLCADPRRFVEEVVHELDRHDRLSKASLLSFDWRILEIARPMVERRYALVERDTMTPAWMNGIRLGEAGGDLAAAAAAVGATTLSPDRVLVDEALMTGAARQGLPVVVWTVNEPDEADRLIDMGVAGIVTDYPDRMRRLWKARGLPLPDAVTPLRTVGA, from the coding sequence GTGCATGGATACGTTGAGCTGCACGGGCATCGTGGCGCCCGGGGCCTGAGGCCCGAGAACACCCTGCCCGGCCTGGCCTTCGCGCTGGAGCTGGGGGTCGACGCGCTGGAGTTCGACGTCGCCATGTCCGCGGACGGGCAGCTCGTGCTCACCCACGACCTGCACGTGTCCCCGGTGACCAGCGCCGACACGGGGATGGCCGCGCCGGGGGACGAGATGTTCCCCTACGTCGGCAAGCCGATCATCGCGCTCACGCTGCCCCAGTTGCGCACCCTCGACGTCGGCGTACGGCTGCCCGAGCGGCCGGACGACCGCTTCGCGCTCACGCAGGTGCCGCTGCCGGACACCCGGATGCCGACGCTCGGAGCGGTGCTCGGCCTGATCGGCGCGCTCGGCGCGGACAACGTGCGCCTCCACGTCGAGCTGAAGTCCGATCCCACCCGTCCCGGCCTGTGCGCCGACCCGCGCCGGTTCGTCGAGGAGGTCGTGCACGAACTCGACCGGCACGACCGGCTCTCGAAGGCGTCCCTGCTCAGCTTCGACTGGCGCATCCTGGAGATCGCCAGGCCGATGGTCGAGCGGCGCTACGCCCTGGTCGAGCGCGACACGATGACTCCCGCCTGGATGAACGGCATCCGCCTCGGCGAGGCCGGCGGCGACCTCGCGGCGGCGGCCGCGGCGGTGGGGGCGACGACGCTGTCCCCCGACCGTGTGCTCGTCGACGAGGCGCTGATGACCGGGGCGGCCCGGCAGGGCCTTCCGGTCGTGGTGTGGACGGTCAACGAGCCCGACGAGGCCGACCGGCTGATCGACATGGGGGTGGCCGGCATCGTCACCGACTATCCCGACCGCATGCGCCGCCTGTGGAAGGCCCGCGGTCTGCCGCTGCCCGATGCCGTGACCCCGCTGCGGACAGTCGGGGCCTGA
- a CDS encoding adenylosuccinate synthase, whose amino-acid sequence MPAVVLVGAQWGDEGKGKATDLLGGDVDYVVRYQGGNNAGHTVVIGDQKYALHLLPTGVLSPDVVPVIGNGVVVDPGVLLSEIDGLAERGISCERLLISASAHLIMPQHKAIDKVSERFLGKAKIGTTGRGIGPAYGDKIYRMGIRVQDLLDPGILGKKIEAAVGEKNQILTKIYNRRGLDPAKVLEEYLGYAERLRPHIADTSLVLSRALDQDKVVLLEGGQGTLLDIDHGTYPFVTSSSPTSGGACAGSGIPPTRLTRIIGILKAYTTRVGSGPFPTELLDEQGDWLRQTGGEYGVTTGRNRRCGWFDAVIARYATRINGVTDFFLTKLDVLSGLERIPVCVAYDVDGVRHDEIPMTQTEFHHATPIYEELPGWQEDITSAKTFDDLPPNAQAYVRALEEMSGAPISAIGVGPGRTQTIQIRPLI is encoded by the coding sequence ATGCCGGCTGTCGTTCTCGTTGGCGCCCAGTGGGGCGATGAGGGCAAGGGGAAGGCCACCGACCTGCTGGGTGGTGACGTCGACTACGTCGTGCGTTACCAGGGTGGCAACAACGCGGGCCACACCGTCGTCATCGGCGACCAGAAGTACGCGTTGCACCTGCTCCCGACGGGTGTGCTGTCGCCCGACGTGGTGCCGGTCATCGGCAACGGGGTGGTCGTCGACCCCGGTGTGCTGCTGAGCGAGATCGACGGGCTGGCCGAGCGCGGCATCTCCTGCGAGCGGCTGCTGATCTCCGCCAGCGCGCACCTGATCATGCCCCAGCACAAGGCCATCGACAAGGTCAGCGAGCGCTTCCTCGGCAAGGCCAAGATCGGCACGACCGGCCGTGGCATCGGCCCGGCGTACGGCGACAAGATCTACCGCATGGGCATCCGGGTGCAGGACCTGCTCGACCCCGGCATCCTCGGCAAGAAGATCGAGGCCGCGGTGGGCGAGAAGAACCAGATCCTCACCAAGATCTACAACCGCCGTGGGCTCGACCCGGCGAAGGTGCTGGAGGAGTACCTCGGCTACGCCGAGCGGCTGCGCCCGCACATCGCCGACACCTCGCTCGTGCTCTCGCGGGCGCTCGACCAGGACAAGGTCGTGCTGCTGGAGGGCGGTCAGGGCACGCTGCTCGACATCGACCACGGCACCTACCCCTTCGTCACCTCCAGCTCCCCCACCTCGGGCGGCGCGTGCGCCGGCTCGGGCATCCCGCCGACCCGCCTGACCAGGATCATCGGCATCCTCAAGGCGTACACGACCCGTGTGGGCTCCGGGCCGTTCCCGACGGAGCTGCTGGACGAGCAGGGCGACTGGCTGCGCCAGACCGGCGGCGAGTACGGCGTGACCACCGGCCGCAACCGCCGCTGCGGCTGGTTCGACGCGGTCATCGCGCGGTACGCCACCCGGATCAACGGCGTGACCGACTTCTTCCTGACCAAGCTCGACGTGCTGTCCGGGCTGGAGCGGATCCCGGTCTGCGTGGCGTACGACGTCGACGGCGTCCGCCACGACGAGATCCCCATGACGCAGACCGAGTTCCACCACGCCACGCCGATCTACGAGGAGCTGCCCGGCTGGCAGGAGGACATCACCAGCGCCAAGACGTTCGACGACCTGCCGCCGAACGCGCAGGCGTACGTCAGGGCGCTGGAGGAGATGAGCGGCGCCCCGATCTCGGCCATCGGCGTCGGTCCGGGCCGGACCCAGACCATCCAGATTCGTCCCCTCATCTGA
- a CDS encoding DUF3151 domain-containing protein: METHENLLAGPPPTLLPDNPEARQMLESGAKAADVAARFPAYSAAWGALADDYFAAGHAVTSYAFARTGYHRGLDQLRRAGWKGHGPIPWEHEPNQGFLRCLNALARAANAIGEKDEAERCAQFLRDSSAAAAEALSANH, from the coding sequence ATGGAAACGCACGAGAACCTCCTTGCCGGCCCGCCGCCCACCCTGCTGCCGGACAACCCCGAGGCGCGGCAGATGCTCGAGTCGGGCGCCAAGGCGGCCGACGTGGCCGCGCGCTTCCCCGCCTACTCCGCGGCCTGGGGCGCCCTGGCGGACGACTACTTCGCGGCGGGCCACGCCGTCACCTCGTACGCCTTCGCGCGTACCGGCTACCACCGGGGGCTCGACCAGCTCCGCCGGGCGGGTTGGAAGGGCCACGGGCCGATCCCCTGGGAGCACGAGCCGAACCAGGGGTTCCTGCGTTGCCTGAACGCCCTCGCCCGGGCCGCGAACGCCATCGGCGAGAAGGACGAGGCCGAGCGCTGCGCCCAGTTCCTGCGTGACAGCAGCGCGGCCGCCGCGGAGGCGCTGTCCGCCAACCACTGA
- the fbaA gene encoding class II fructose-bisphosphate aldolase, with protein sequence MPIATPEVYAEMLDRAKAGGFAYPAINVTSSQTLHAALRGFAEAESDGIIQVSTGGAEFLSGTTVKDMVTGSVAFAEFARVVAEKYPVTVALHTDHCPKDKLGSFVRPLLEISAERVARGQDPLFQSHMWDGSAVPLDENLQIASELLDKTAAAKVVLEIEIGVVGGEEDGIVGEINEKLYTTPEDALAVAETLGLGERGRYIVAATFGNVHGVYKPGHVKLRPSVLKEIQDAVGAKYGKEKPFSLVFHGGSGSTLEEIRESISYGVVKMNIDTDTQYAFTRPIVDHIFRNYDGVLKVDGEVGNKKAYDPRAYGKSAEAGMAARIVEACQQLNSAGTKLK encoded by the coding sequence ATGCCTATCGCGACTCCAGAGGTCTACGCCGAGATGCTCGACCGCGCCAAAGCGGGCGGCTTCGCGTACCCGGCGATCAACGTGACCTCGTCGCAGACCCTGCACGCCGCGCTGCGCGGCTTCGCGGAGGCGGAAAGTGACGGGATCATCCAGGTGTCGACCGGTGGCGCGGAGTTCCTCTCCGGCACCACCGTGAAGGACATGGTCACCGGGTCGGTGGCGTTCGCCGAGTTCGCCCGCGTGGTCGCCGAGAAGTACCCGGTGACGGTGGCGCTGCACACCGACCACTGCCCGAAGGACAAGCTCGGCTCGTTCGTCCGCCCGCTGCTGGAGATCTCCGCCGAGCGCGTGGCGCGCGGCCAGGACCCGCTGTTCCAGTCGCACATGTGGGACGGCTCCGCCGTGCCGCTCGACGAGAACCTCCAGATCGCCTCCGAGCTGCTCGACAAGACCGCCGCCGCCAAGGTCGTCCTCGAGATCGAGATCGGCGTCGTCGGCGGTGAGGAGGACGGCATCGTCGGCGAGATCAACGAGAAGCTCTACACGACGCCGGAGGACGCGCTGGCCGTCGCCGAGACCCTCGGCCTGGGCGAGCGCGGCCGCTACATCGTGGCCGCCACGTTCGGCAACGTCCACGGCGTGTACAAGCCGGGCCACGTCAAGCTGCGCCCGAGCGTGCTCAAGGAGATCCAGGACGCCGTCGGCGCCAAGTACGGCAAGGAGAAGCCGTTCTCGCTGGTCTTCCACGGCGGCTCCGGCTCCACTCTCGAGGAGATCCGCGAGTCGATCTCGTACGGCGTGGTGAAGATGAACATCGACACCGACACGCAGTACGCCTTCACCCGCCCGATCGTCGACCACATCTTCCGCAACTACGACGGCGTGCTGAAGGTCGACGGCGAGGTCGGCAACAAGAAGGCCTACGACCCGCGCGCGTACGGCAAGTCGGCCGAGGCCGGCATGGCCGCGCGCATCGTCGAGGCGTGCCAGCAGCTCAACTCGGCGGGCACCAAGCTCAAGTGA
- a CDS encoding DedA family protein, which translates to MDVLLDLIDPKWWLSMLGAFATIGVIAIVFAETGLLVGFFLPGDSLLVTAGIFSTAAAAHGFGIAPLSLPALLIGAPLAAVAGAQLGHFLGAKVGRRMFDKPDSRLFKREHVEKAEYYFEKFGPAKAVVAARFMPIVRTFMNPVAGVLEMDARRFFLWNVVGGVVWVEALLLLGYFLGSKVEGIDKFILPGVFVIVLLSIIPIVREVMKNRRAAAAVPKGRHHAGR; encoded by the coding sequence GTGGACGTGCTCTTGGACCTTATTGACCCGAAGTGGTGGCTGAGCATGCTCGGCGCCTTCGCGACGATCGGCGTCATCGCCATCGTATTCGCAGAGACGGGGCTGCTCGTCGGGTTCTTCCTGCCCGGTGACTCGCTGCTGGTGACCGCTGGAATTTTCAGCACCGCGGCCGCGGCGCACGGATTCGGGATCGCGCCCCTGTCGCTGCCCGCCCTGCTGATCGGCGCGCCGCTGGCGGCGGTCGCGGGGGCGCAACTGGGCCACTTCCTGGGGGCGAAGGTCGGCAGGAGGATGTTCGACAAGCCCGACTCCCGGTTGTTCAAGAGGGAGCACGTCGAGAAGGCGGAGTACTACTTCGAGAAGTTCGGCCCCGCCAAGGCCGTGGTCGCCGCGCGGTTCATGCCGATCGTCCGCACCTTCATGAACCCGGTGGCCGGTGTCCTGGAGATGGACGCGCGACGGTTCTTTCTCTGGAATGTCGTCGGCGGCGTCGTCTGGGTCGAGGCACTGCTGCTGCTCGGCTATTTCCTGGGCAGCAAGGTCGAGGGCATCGACAAGTTCATCCTTCCCGGCGTCTTCGTGATCGTCCTGCTGTCGATCATCCCGATCGTGCGCGAGGTGATGAAGAACCGCCGGGCCGCCGCCGCCGTCCCCAAGGGCCGCCACCACGCCGGCCGGTGA
- the pyrE gene encoding orotate phosphoribosyltransferase yields the protein MSDRERLLDEIKNKGIVHGRVVLSSGKEADWYVDLRRITLDGVAAPLVGRVMLDLTEDLDYEAVGGLTLGADPVATAMLHAAAARGRTLDAFVVRKAGKAHGLQRRIEGPDVAGRRVLAVEDTTTTGGSVLTAVEALREAGAQVVGIATIVHRGGDEALAATGVPYRSAYSLTDLGLS from the coding sequence ATGAGTGACCGCGAGAGACTGCTGGACGAGATCAAGAACAAGGGCATCGTGCACGGCCGGGTCGTGCTGTCCTCCGGCAAGGAGGCCGACTGGTACGTCGACCTGCGCCGCATCACCCTCGACGGGGTGGCGGCGCCGCTCGTGGGCCGCGTGATGCTGGATCTGACCGAGGACCTGGACTACGAGGCGGTCGGCGGACTCACGCTGGGCGCCGACCCCGTGGCGACGGCGATGCTGCACGCCGCGGCGGCCCGCGGACGCACGCTCGACGCGTTCGTGGTGCGCAAGGCGGGCAAGGCGCACGGCCTGCAGCGCAGGATCGAGGGCCCCGACGTCGCCGGACGCCGGGTGCTGGCGGTGGAGGACACGACCACGACGGGCGGGTCCGTCCTCACCGCCGTGGAGGCGCTGCGCGAGGCCGGCGCCCAGGTCGTGGGCATCGCGACGATCGTGCACCGGGGCGGCGACGAGGCGCTGGCCGCGACCGGTGTGCCGTATCGCTCCGCCTACTCCCTCACTGATCTGGGGCTTTCTTAA
- a CDS encoding sigma factor produces the protein MELLEAVRGGDTAAFGTLYRRHSAAARSLARRIAQSEDAVEDLLAETFARVLEVVRQGGGPASAFRPYLLASLRRYAATGVADLADGDSLYVDPELAGLERSPLARAYRSLPERWRALLWHVEIEGGSPADAGPLIGLSGRAAADLTRRARRGLREAYVRLHLEDGPRAECRPIVSMILRYLESGLPKGEAATVDAHVAECIDCRSVFLQLVDLTQELRAVVGQLVAGPAVDDYLAGLATSTTARSRTYGGVRTWLEAARHHLGVVKSRADRHMRGVLRAARDRPAGRAHELLRGAYAQARTTTRRAYARAGALPRAAYGGARTTARRVYGKAGALPRAAYVRVRAALARLSALVRSVPTPHRAVLGGIAVAGLATAAFLLVAQPAEMLSAGGSGERAPDRPRPADGAASSRAAAGDTGSAGIPVPYDRPRPHAVTSGSAADQPDAGIALGMPEITGRATPGADQGVPREETTERRPAPDRAGAERAGRERGEHTVAGTGGGGQVNRRPAGGRPVGEQGTVTALPRREQGAGHADAARGPVPERQRVRGQLSRHPYQAHPEQARARAGTRAAAQGGAQTGSRQELGATRDRREAQARQAATGRTPLVRQGGSQAGERGREAHGPARSTGRSDAGARKAAGSPGKAKEPGGGRRAKEALAVAVDPLGALLRGQPGLVAVRLRNAGDAATDDVTAQVTLPPGVRYLGQDGRGGAAGTSRQGHEAKPGALGQNGARQDGAERGKAGQGSAADRDAERDKAGQGSAADRDAQRDSADRGHAAGEGADRTRTRSGTGDGWSCEGSGRVVRCARGPLAAGEVTAIFLKVAVAADAPTGRAFEVRVRAGLLETTAESTVGVRGSGAAARFAADGRIAARVVGNVLVGSAASSGGCGADAGGRGRNSGVSVPVDLDRDPSTGTSSCADLQLPAGGEVLWAGLYWAGGGRGAVPAKDIRVRAPGRPGYATLTAAEVARRDLPGGSGYQAFADVTSLVRAAGGGRWWIAGAPARAGTVRHAAWGLVVMAADVRQPYTRVVVLDAAAVIGNEERALRLPLDGLAPDGAPARIDLMVWNGEGVRAGVVTMGDREDRRGPGTLGRADAGGVAVDTLHALLGPRPALQLATRRDPVFFGVAVVSARTWS, from the coding sequence ATGGAACTGCTCGAGGCCGTGCGGGGAGGCGACACGGCGGCGTTCGGGACCCTCTATCGGCGGCACTCGGCCGCCGCGCGGTCGCTCGCGCGGCGGATCGCGCAGAGCGAGGACGCGGTGGAGGACCTCCTCGCGGAGACCTTCGCGAGAGTGCTGGAGGTGGTGCGGCAGGGCGGCGGCCCCGCCTCCGCGTTCCGGCCCTATCTCCTCGCGTCGCTGCGCCGCTACGCCGCCACCGGAGTGGCCGACCTGGCCGACGGCGACTCGCTCTACGTGGACCCGGAACTCGCCGGGCTGGAGCGCTCGCCGCTCGCCCGGGCGTACCGCTCGCTGCCGGAGCGCTGGCGCGCGCTGCTGTGGCACGTGGAGATCGAGGGCGGCAGCCCCGCCGACGCGGGTCCGCTGATCGGCCTGTCGGGCAGGGCCGCGGCCGACCTCACCCGCAGGGCCCGCCGGGGCCTGCGGGAGGCGTACGTGCGGCTGCACCTGGAGGACGGTCCCCGGGCCGAGTGCCGGCCGATCGTGTCGATGATCCTTCGCTATCTCGAGAGCGGCCTGCCCAAGGGGGAGGCCGCCACGGTCGACGCCCACGTGGCCGAGTGCATCGACTGCCGGTCGGTCTTCCTCCAGCTGGTCGACCTCACGCAGGAGTTGCGGGCCGTCGTCGGGCAGCTGGTCGCCGGGCCGGCCGTGGACGACTACCTCGCCGGCCTCGCCACCTCCACCACCGCGCGCTCGCGGACGTACGGCGGGGTGCGGACGTGGCTGGAGGCGGCCCGCCATCACCTGGGGGTGGTGAAGAGCCGCGCAGACCGCCACATGAGGGGGGTCCTGCGGGCCGCGCGCGACCGGCCCGCGGGGCGGGCGCACGAGCTGCTCCGGGGGGCGTACGCCCAGGCCCGGACGACGACCCGGCGCGCGTACGCGAGGGCCGGCGCGCTGCCGAGGGCCGCGTACGGCGGGGCGCGGACGACGGCTCGGCGCGTGTACGGGAAGGCCGGCGCGCTGCCGAGGGCGGCGTACGTCCGGGTGCGGGCGGCGCTGGCGCGGTTGTCCGCACTGGTGCGGAGCGTGCCGACGCCGCATCGGGCGGTGCTGGGAGGCATCGCCGTGGCCGGCCTCGCGACCGCCGCCTTCCTGCTCGTCGCGCAGCCGGCCGAGATGCTGTCCGCGGGCGGCTCCGGGGAACGCGCCCCGGACCGGCCGCGGCCCGCGGACGGCGCGGCTTCGTCGCGGGCCGCGGCCGGTGACACCGGATCGGCGGGGATTCCGGTTCCGTACGATCGGCCGAGGCCGCATGCGGTGACGTCCGGGAGCGCCGCCGACCAGCCGGACGCGGGCATCGCGCTCGGCATGCCCGAGATCACCGGCAGAGCCACTCCCGGTGCCGATCAGGGGGTGCCGCGCGAGGAGACCACGGAAAGGCGGCCCGCTCCCGACCGCGCGGGTGCGGAGCGCGCCGGCCGCGAGCGCGGTGAGCACACGGTCGCCGGCACGGGCGGCGGGGGACAGGTGAACCGGCGTCCGGCGGGCGGACGCCCGGTGGGGGAGCAGGGCACGGTCACGGCCCTCCCGCGCCGCGAGCAGGGTGCCGGCCACGCGGATGCCGCGCGGGGCCCGGTTCCCGAACGGCAACGGGTGCGGGGTCAGCTCTCCCGGCATCCCTACCAGGCACATCCCGAGCAGGCCCGTGCCCGGGCCGGCACCCGCGCCGCGGCGCAGGGCGGCGCGCAGACGGGCTCGCGGCAGGAGCTCGGGGCGACTCGTGACCGGCGCGAGGCACAGGCCCGCCAGGCCGCCACGGGGCGCACCCCGCTCGTACGGCAGGGCGGCTCGCAGGCCGGGGAGCGCGGCCGTGAGGCCCATGGGCCCGCCCGATCGACGGGCCGCAGCGACGCCGGCGCCCGGAAGGCCGCGGGAAGCCCGGGGAAGGCGAAGGAACCAGGGGGCGGGAGAAGGGCGAAGGAGGCGCTCGCCGTCGCCGTCGATCCGCTCGGCGCACTGCTGCGCGGCCAGCCCGGGCTCGTCGCCGTACGACTGCGCAACGCGGGCGACGCCGCCACCGATGACGTCACCGCCCAGGTGACTCTGCCGCCCGGCGTCCGTTACCTGGGCCAGGACGGGCGGGGTGGTGCGGCGGGCACCTCGCGACAGGGCCACGAGGCGAAGCCGGGCGCCCTCGGGCAGAACGGCGCACGGCAGGACGGCGCGGAGCGCGGCAAGGCCGGGCAGGGGAGCGCGGCGGATAGGGACGCGGAGCGTGACAAGGCCGGGCAGGGGAGCGCGGCGGATAGGGACGCGCAGCGTGACAGCGCCGATCGGGGACATGCGGCGGGCGAGGGCGCGGACCGCACGCGGACGCGGAGCGGAACGGGCGACGGCTGGTCGTGTGAGGGGTCGGGGCGTGTGGTGCGGTGTGCCCGGGGACCACTCGCCGCCGGTGAGGTCACGGCGATCTTCCTGAAGGTGGCGGTGGCCGCGGACGCTCCCACGGGACGGGCGTTCGAGGTGCGGGTGCGGGCGGGGCTGCTGGAGACCACCGCCGAATCGACCGTGGGCGTGCGCGGCTCGGGCGCGGCGGCGCGCTTCGCCGCGGACGGCCGCATCGCCGCGCGAGTCGTCGGCAACGTGCTCGTGGGCTCCGCGGCGTCGTCCGGCGGCTGCGGCGCAGACGCGGGCGGCCGCGGCCGGAACTCGGGCGTCAGCGTGCCGGTCGACCTCGACAGGGACCCCTCGACGGGCACGTCCAGTTGCGCCGACCTCCAGCTGCCGGCCGGAGGCGAGGTGTTGTGGGCGGGCCTCTACTGGGCGGGCGGTGGGCGGGGGGCGGTGCCCGCGAAGGACATCCGGGTGCGCGCTCCGGGCAGGCCCGGATACGCGACCCTGACCGCCGCCGAGGTCGCCCGGCGGGACCTGCCGGGCGGCTCCGGTTATCAGGCGTTCGCCGACGTGACCTCCCTCGTCCGCGCGGCGGGCGGTGGCCGCTGGTGGATCGCCGGCGCCCCGGCGCGTGCGGGTACGGTCCGGCACGCCGCCTGGGGTCTGGTGGTGATGGCCGCGGACGTGCGGCAGCCGTACACGCGGGTGGTGGTGCTGGACGCCGCGGCGGTGATCGGGAACGAGGAGAGGGCTCTGCGGCTCCCCCTCGACGGTCTCG